In one window of Deltaproteobacteria bacterium DNA:
- a CDS encoding GIY-YIG nuclease family protein — translation MDKQFCVYILVSKRNGTLCIGVTSQLATRVYGVDKLVYYEAHGCA, via the coding sequence ATGGACAAGCAGTTCTGCGTTTACATCCTGGTCAGCAAACGGAACGGCACGCTGTGCATTGGGGTGACCTCACAGCTGGCAACGCGGGTGTACGGCGTTGACAAGCTGGTCTACTACGAAGCGCACGGCTGCGCAG